The following are from one region of the Ornithorhynchus anatinus isolate Pmale09 chromosome 20, mOrnAna1.pri.v4, whole genome shotgun sequence genome:
- the LOC100082460 gene encoding phosphatidylinositol 3,4,5-trisphosphate 3-phosphatase TPTE2-like isoform X1 codes for MSVVEYLKPESKPEDTDSRKKKEHVVDIEASKEELTTKTDAENKRKSFFKIKSSSSFRASISAWHNFQNKVRPSFDVKSSVNIRASIGTWHEFQKKMSSLLRVDDGVDQESDTWCQNLKGRIRPCVMSFPYRIFGVSLIFVDVALLIVILVTTSKSIRIPFAYRVVSLLIALFFLFDVLLRIFAEGFRNYFSIKLNILDAFIVVGTLMIDIVYIYVNTGGVKQIPRLAILLRPLRIIILIRIFRLAVQKKQLEKVTRRMVSENKRRFQKDGFDLDLTYVTARIIAMSFPSSGKQSFYRNPIGEVVRFLDTKHGNHYKVYNLCSEKDYDPKYFHYRVERIFIDDHNVPSLNEILKFTASVRDWMQLDKQNIIVVHCKGGKGRTGTMVCIWLIASNQFTSAQDSLKYFAERRTDKGSGSKYQGVETPSQSRYVGYFEVIKNKYKWNLPAKNPLKIKTIKIFSIQGVGKGNGSDLEIEIILRKQVVFHCECQSSINCKLFHDVDANSVIIGLEGCPVLCGDVKVKFLSSSELPKLYDDCPFFFWFNTAFVENKRLYLPRSQLDNPHKAKTWKIYQEDFAVELLFKEPEPNC; via the exons CTCCCGGAAGAAAAAGGAACACGTTGTGGATATTGAGGCGAGCAAAGAGGAGTTGACCACCAAGACTGA TGCCGAGAATAAAAGGAAGTCCTTTTTCAAGATCAAGTCCTCTTCTAGTTTTAGAGCATCTATATCCGCCTGGCATAA CTTCCAGAATAAAGTGAGACCCAGTTTTGATGTCAAGTCCTCTGTTAATATTAGAGCTTCAATAGGCACCTGGCATGA ATTTCAGAAGAAAATGTCATCCCTTTTAAGGGTTGATGATGGAGTTGATCAAGAATCGGACACCTGGTGTCA AAATCTTAAGGGAAGAATTAGACCTTGTGTAATGTCCTTTCCATACAG AATATTTGGAGTCTCGCTGATCTTTGTGGATGTTGCTTTGCTGATTGTAATCTTAGTGACAACCAGCAAAAGCATAAGGATTCCCTTCGCATACCGGGTCGTGTCTCTACTGAtcgctctttttttcctttttgatgtTCTCCTTCGAATCTTTGCCGAAGG ATTCCGAAATTACTTTTCCATCAAACTAAACATTTTGGATGCATTCATTGTTGTTGGCACTCTGATGATTGATATTGTTTACATTTATGTTAATACTGGGGGAGTTAAGCAGATCCCCAG GTTAGCAATCCTCCTTCGCCCTCTGAGAATTATCATTTTGATCAGAATTTTTCGCCTCGCCGTTCAGAAGAAACAACTTGAAAAGGTGACCAGGAGGATG GTTTCTGAAAATAAAAGACGCTTTCAGAAGGATGGATTTGACCTGGACCTCACCTATGTTACTG CTCGTATTATTGCAATGTCGTTCCCATCTTCAGGAAAGCAGTCTTTCTACAGGAATCCCATTGGG GAAGTTGTGAGATTTCTGGATACCAAACATGGAAACCACTATAAAGTCTACAACTTGTGCA GTGAAAAAGACTATGACCCTAAATACTTCCATTACCGAGTGGAAAGGATCTTTATCGATGACCACAACGTCCCCTCTCTAAA CGAGATCCTGAAGTTCACTGCCAGTGTACGTGACTGGATGCAGCTGGATAAACAGAACATTATTGTAGTCCACTGTAAAGGAGGCAAAG GTAGGACTGGAACTATGGTCTGTATCTGGCTTATTGCCAGCAACCAATTTACAAGTGCACAG gatAGCCTGAAGTATTTTGCAGAGAGACGAACAGATAAAGGAAGTGGTTCTAAATATCAGGGAGTTGAAACTCCTTCCCAG AGTAGATATGTTGGCTATTTTGAGGTCATAAAGAACAAGTACAAGTGGAATCTCCCAGCAAAGAACCCGCTGAAGATTAAAACTATCAAAATCTTTTCAATTCAAG GGGTGGGAAAGGGTAATGGAAGCGATCTGGAAATCGAGATAATACTACGAAAGCAAGTTGTTTTCCACTGCGAGTGTCAGTCTTCCATAAACTGTAAG TTGTTTCACGATGTTGACGCAAACTCAGTCATAATCGGTTTGGAAGGCTGCCCGGTTCTGTGTGGGGATGTCAAAGTAAAATTTCTATCCAGTTCG GAGCTTCCCAAGTTGTATGATGACTGCCCATTCTTCTTTTGGTTCAACACAGCTTTTGTGGAAAACAAGAG GCTTTATTTGCCAAGAAGCCAGCTGGATAATCCTCATAAGGCCAAAACATGGAAAATATACCAAGAAGACTTTGCAGTGGAATTACTCTTTAAGGAACCAGAACCCAATTGCTAA
- the LOC100082460 gene encoding phosphatidylinositol 3,4,5-trisphosphate 3-phosphatase TPTE2-like isoform X9 has translation MSVVEYLKPESKPEDTDSRKKKEHVVDIEASKEELTTKTENLKGRIRPCVMSFPYRIFGVSLIFVDVALLIVILVTTSKSIRIPFAYRVVSLLIALFFLFDVLLRIFAEGFRNYFSIKLNILDAFIVVGTLMIDIVYIYVNTGGVKQIPRLAILLRPLRIIILIRIFRLAVQKKQLEKVTRRMVSENKRRFQKDGFDLDLTYVTARIIAMSFPSSGKQSFYRNPIGEVVRFLDTKHGNHYKVYNLCSEKDYDPKYFHYRVERIFIDDHNVPSLNEILKFTASVRDWMQLDKQNIIVVHCKGGKGRTGTMVCIWLIASNQFTSAQDSLKYFAERRTDKGSGSKYQGVETPSQSRYVGYFEVIKNKYKWNLPAKNPLKIKTIKIFSIQGVGKGNGSDLEIEIILRKQVVFHCECQSSINCKLFHDVDANSVIIGLEGCPVLCGDVKVKFLSSSELPKLYDDCPFFFWFNTAFVENKRLYLPRSQLDNPHKAKTWKIYQEDFAVELLFKEPEPNC, from the exons CTCCCGGAAGAAAAAGGAACACGTTGTGGATATTGAGGCGAGCAAAGAGGAGTTGACCACCAAGACTGA AAATCTTAAGGGAAGAATTAGACCTTGTGTAATGTCCTTTCCATACAG AATATTTGGAGTCTCGCTGATCTTTGTGGATGTTGCTTTGCTGATTGTAATCTTAGTGACAACCAGCAAAAGCATAAGGATTCCCTTCGCATACCGGGTCGTGTCTCTACTGAtcgctctttttttcctttttgatgtTCTCCTTCGAATCTTTGCCGAAGG ATTCCGAAATTACTTTTCCATCAAACTAAACATTTTGGATGCATTCATTGTTGTTGGCACTCTGATGATTGATATTGTTTACATTTATGTTAATACTGGGGGAGTTAAGCAGATCCCCAG GTTAGCAATCCTCCTTCGCCCTCTGAGAATTATCATTTTGATCAGAATTTTTCGCCTCGCCGTTCAGAAGAAACAACTTGAAAAGGTGACCAGGAGGATG GTTTCTGAAAATAAAAGACGCTTTCAGAAGGATGGATTTGACCTGGACCTCACCTATGTTACTG CTCGTATTATTGCAATGTCGTTCCCATCTTCAGGAAAGCAGTCTTTCTACAGGAATCCCATTGGG GAAGTTGTGAGATTTCTGGATACCAAACATGGAAACCACTATAAAGTCTACAACTTGTGCA GTGAAAAAGACTATGACCCTAAATACTTCCATTACCGAGTGGAAAGGATCTTTATCGATGACCACAACGTCCCCTCTCTAAA CGAGATCCTGAAGTTCACTGCCAGTGTACGTGACTGGATGCAGCTGGATAAACAGAACATTATTGTAGTCCACTGTAAAGGAGGCAAAG GTAGGACTGGAACTATGGTCTGTATCTGGCTTATTGCCAGCAACCAATTTACAAGTGCACAG gatAGCCTGAAGTATTTTGCAGAGAGACGAACAGATAAAGGAAGTGGTTCTAAATATCAGGGAGTTGAAACTCCTTCCCAG AGTAGATATGTTGGCTATTTTGAGGTCATAAAGAACAAGTACAAGTGGAATCTCCCAGCAAAGAACCCGCTGAAGATTAAAACTATCAAAATCTTTTCAATTCAAG GGGTGGGAAAGGGTAATGGAAGCGATCTGGAAATCGAGATAATACTACGAAAGCAAGTTGTTTTCCACTGCGAGTGTCAGTCTTCCATAAACTGTAAG TTGTTTCACGATGTTGACGCAAACTCAGTCATAATCGGTTTGGAAGGCTGCCCGGTTCTGTGTGGGGATGTCAAAGTAAAATTTCTATCCAGTTCG GAGCTTCCCAAGTTGTATGATGACTGCCCATTCTTCTTTTGGTTCAACACAGCTTTTGTGGAAAACAAGAG GCTTTATTTGCCAAGAAGCCAGCTGGATAATCCTCATAAGGCCAAAACATGGAAAATATACCAAGAAGACTTTGCAGTGGAATTACTCTTTAAGGAACCAGAACCCAATTGCTAA
- the LOC100082460 gene encoding phosphatidylinositol 3,4,5-trisphosphate 3-phosphatase TPTE2-like isoform X6, whose amino-acid sequence MSVVEYLKPESKPEDTDSRKKKEHVVDIEASKEELTTKTEFQKKMSSLLRVDDGVDQESDTWCQNLKGRIRPCVMSFPYRIFGVSLIFVDVALLIVILVTTSKSIRIPFAYRVVSLLIALFFLFDVLLRIFAEGFRNYFSIKLNILDAFIVVGTLMIDIVYIYVNTGGVKQIPRLAILLRPLRIIILIRIFRLAVQKKQLEKVTRRMVSENKRRFQKDGFDLDLTYVTARIIAMSFPSSGKQSFYRNPIGEVVRFLDTKHGNHYKVYNLCSEKDYDPKYFHYRVERIFIDDHNVPSLNEILKFTASVRDWMQLDKQNIIVVHCKGGKGRTGTMVCIWLIASNQFTSAQDSLKYFAERRTDKGSGSKYQGVETPSQSRYVGYFEVIKNKYKWNLPAKNPLKIKTIKIFSIQGVGKGNGSDLEIEIILRKQVVFHCECQSSINCKLFHDVDANSVIIGLEGCPVLCGDVKVKFLSSSELPKLYDDCPFFFWFNTAFVENKRLYLPRSQLDNPHKAKTWKIYQEDFAVELLFKEPEPNC is encoded by the exons CTCCCGGAAGAAAAAGGAACACGTTGTGGATATTGAGGCGAGCAAAGAGGAGTTGACCACCAAGACTGA ATTTCAGAAGAAAATGTCATCCCTTTTAAGGGTTGATGATGGAGTTGATCAAGAATCGGACACCTGGTGTCA AAATCTTAAGGGAAGAATTAGACCTTGTGTAATGTCCTTTCCATACAG AATATTTGGAGTCTCGCTGATCTTTGTGGATGTTGCTTTGCTGATTGTAATCTTAGTGACAACCAGCAAAAGCATAAGGATTCCCTTCGCATACCGGGTCGTGTCTCTACTGAtcgctctttttttcctttttgatgtTCTCCTTCGAATCTTTGCCGAAGG ATTCCGAAATTACTTTTCCATCAAACTAAACATTTTGGATGCATTCATTGTTGTTGGCACTCTGATGATTGATATTGTTTACATTTATGTTAATACTGGGGGAGTTAAGCAGATCCCCAG GTTAGCAATCCTCCTTCGCCCTCTGAGAATTATCATTTTGATCAGAATTTTTCGCCTCGCCGTTCAGAAGAAACAACTTGAAAAGGTGACCAGGAGGATG GTTTCTGAAAATAAAAGACGCTTTCAGAAGGATGGATTTGACCTGGACCTCACCTATGTTACTG CTCGTATTATTGCAATGTCGTTCCCATCTTCAGGAAAGCAGTCTTTCTACAGGAATCCCATTGGG GAAGTTGTGAGATTTCTGGATACCAAACATGGAAACCACTATAAAGTCTACAACTTGTGCA GTGAAAAAGACTATGACCCTAAATACTTCCATTACCGAGTGGAAAGGATCTTTATCGATGACCACAACGTCCCCTCTCTAAA CGAGATCCTGAAGTTCACTGCCAGTGTACGTGACTGGATGCAGCTGGATAAACAGAACATTATTGTAGTCCACTGTAAAGGAGGCAAAG GTAGGACTGGAACTATGGTCTGTATCTGGCTTATTGCCAGCAACCAATTTACAAGTGCACAG gatAGCCTGAAGTATTTTGCAGAGAGACGAACAGATAAAGGAAGTGGTTCTAAATATCAGGGAGTTGAAACTCCTTCCCAG AGTAGATATGTTGGCTATTTTGAGGTCATAAAGAACAAGTACAAGTGGAATCTCCCAGCAAAGAACCCGCTGAAGATTAAAACTATCAAAATCTTTTCAATTCAAG GGGTGGGAAAGGGTAATGGAAGCGATCTGGAAATCGAGATAATACTACGAAAGCAAGTTGTTTTCCACTGCGAGTGTCAGTCTTCCATAAACTGTAAG TTGTTTCACGATGTTGACGCAAACTCAGTCATAATCGGTTTGGAAGGCTGCCCGGTTCTGTGTGGGGATGTCAAAGTAAAATTTCTATCCAGTTCG GAGCTTCCCAAGTTGTATGATGACTGCCCATTCTTCTTTTGGTTCAACACAGCTTTTGTGGAAAACAAGAG GCTTTATTTGCCAAGAAGCCAGCTGGATAATCCTCATAAGGCCAAAACATGGAAAATATACCAAGAAGACTTTGCAGTGGAATTACTCTTTAAGGAACCAGAACCCAATTGCTAA
- the LOC100082460 gene encoding phosphatidylinositol 3,4,5-trisphosphate 3-phosphatase TPTE2-like isoform X11 encodes MSVVEYLKPESKPEDTDSRKKKEHVVDIEASKEELTTKTDAENKRKSFFKIKSSSSFRASISAWHKNLKGRIRPCVMSFPYRFRNYFSIKLNILDAFIVVGTLMIDIVYIYVNTGGVKQIPRLAILLRPLRIIILIRIFRLAVQKKQLEKVTRRMVSENKRRFQKDGFDLDLTYVTARIIAMSFPSSGKQSFYRNPIGEVVRFLDTKHGNHYKVYNLCSEKDYDPKYFHYRVERIFIDDHNVPSLNEILKFTASVRDWMQLDKQNIIVVHCKGGKGRTGTMVCIWLIASNQFTSAQDSLKYFAERRTDKGSGSKYQGVETPSQSRYVGYFEVIKNKYKWNLPAKNPLKIKTIKIFSIQGVGKGNGSDLEIEIILRKQVVFHCECQSSINCKLFHDVDANSVIIGLEGCPVLCGDVKVKFLSSSELPKLYDDCPFFFWFNTAFVENKRLYLPRSQLDNPHKAKTWKIYQEDFAVELLFKEPEPNC; translated from the exons CTCCCGGAAGAAAAAGGAACACGTTGTGGATATTGAGGCGAGCAAAGAGGAGTTGACCACCAAGACTGA TGCCGAGAATAAAAGGAAGTCCTTTTTCAAGATCAAGTCCTCTTCTAGTTTTAGAGCATCTATATCCGCCTGGCATAA AAATCTTAAGGGAAGAATTAGACCTTGTGTAATGTCCTTTCCATACAG ATTCCGAAATTACTTTTCCATCAAACTAAACATTTTGGATGCATTCATTGTTGTTGGCACTCTGATGATTGATATTGTTTACATTTATGTTAATACTGGGGGAGTTAAGCAGATCCCCAG GTTAGCAATCCTCCTTCGCCCTCTGAGAATTATCATTTTGATCAGAATTTTTCGCCTCGCCGTTCAGAAGAAACAACTTGAAAAGGTGACCAGGAGGATG GTTTCTGAAAATAAAAGACGCTTTCAGAAGGATGGATTTGACCTGGACCTCACCTATGTTACTG CTCGTATTATTGCAATGTCGTTCCCATCTTCAGGAAAGCAGTCTTTCTACAGGAATCCCATTGGG GAAGTTGTGAGATTTCTGGATACCAAACATGGAAACCACTATAAAGTCTACAACTTGTGCA GTGAAAAAGACTATGACCCTAAATACTTCCATTACCGAGTGGAAAGGATCTTTATCGATGACCACAACGTCCCCTCTCTAAA CGAGATCCTGAAGTTCACTGCCAGTGTACGTGACTGGATGCAGCTGGATAAACAGAACATTATTGTAGTCCACTGTAAAGGAGGCAAAG GTAGGACTGGAACTATGGTCTGTATCTGGCTTATTGCCAGCAACCAATTTACAAGTGCACAG gatAGCCTGAAGTATTTTGCAGAGAGACGAACAGATAAAGGAAGTGGTTCTAAATATCAGGGAGTTGAAACTCCTTCCCAG AGTAGATATGTTGGCTATTTTGAGGTCATAAAGAACAAGTACAAGTGGAATCTCCCAGCAAAGAACCCGCTGAAGATTAAAACTATCAAAATCTTTTCAATTCAAG GGGTGGGAAAGGGTAATGGAAGCGATCTGGAAATCGAGATAATACTACGAAAGCAAGTTGTTTTCCACTGCGAGTGTCAGTCTTCCATAAACTGTAAG TTGTTTCACGATGTTGACGCAAACTCAGTCATAATCGGTTTGGAAGGCTGCCCGGTTCTGTGTGGGGATGTCAAAGTAAAATTTCTATCCAGTTCG GAGCTTCCCAAGTTGTATGATGACTGCCCATTCTTCTTTTGGTTCAACACAGCTTTTGTGGAAAACAAGAG GCTTTATTTGCCAAGAAGCCAGCTGGATAATCCTCATAAGGCCAAAACATGGAAAATATACCAAGAAGACTTTGCAGTGGAATTACTCTTTAAGGAACCAGAACCCAATTGCTAA
- the LOC100082460 gene encoding phosphatidylinositol 3,4,5-trisphosphate 3-phosphatase TPTE2-like isoform X5 — protein MSVVEYLKPESKPEDTDSRKKKEHVVDIEASKEELTTKTDAENKRKSFFKIKSSSSFRASISAWHKNLKGRIRPCVMSFPYRIFGVSLIFVDVALLIVILVTTSKSIRIPFAYRVVSLLIALFFLFDVLLRIFAEGFRNYFSIKLNILDAFIVVGTLMIDIVYIYVNTGGVKQIPRLAILLRPLRIIILIRIFRLAVQKKQLEKVTRRMVSENKRRFQKDGFDLDLTYVTARIIAMSFPSSGKQSFYRNPIGEVVRFLDTKHGNHYKVYNLCSEKDYDPKYFHYRVERIFIDDHNVPSLNEILKFTASVRDWMQLDKQNIIVVHCKGGKGRTGTMVCIWLIASNQFTSAQDSLKYFAERRTDKGSGSKYQGVETPSQSRYVGYFEVIKNKYKWNLPAKNPLKIKTIKIFSIQGVGKGNGSDLEIEIILRKQVVFHCECQSSINCKLFHDVDANSVIIGLEGCPVLCGDVKVKFLSSSELPKLYDDCPFFFWFNTAFVENKRLYLPRSQLDNPHKAKTWKIYQEDFAVELLFKEPEPNC, from the exons CTCCCGGAAGAAAAAGGAACACGTTGTGGATATTGAGGCGAGCAAAGAGGAGTTGACCACCAAGACTGA TGCCGAGAATAAAAGGAAGTCCTTTTTCAAGATCAAGTCCTCTTCTAGTTTTAGAGCATCTATATCCGCCTGGCATAA AAATCTTAAGGGAAGAATTAGACCTTGTGTAATGTCCTTTCCATACAG AATATTTGGAGTCTCGCTGATCTTTGTGGATGTTGCTTTGCTGATTGTAATCTTAGTGACAACCAGCAAAAGCATAAGGATTCCCTTCGCATACCGGGTCGTGTCTCTACTGAtcgctctttttttcctttttgatgtTCTCCTTCGAATCTTTGCCGAAGG ATTCCGAAATTACTTTTCCATCAAACTAAACATTTTGGATGCATTCATTGTTGTTGGCACTCTGATGATTGATATTGTTTACATTTATGTTAATACTGGGGGAGTTAAGCAGATCCCCAG GTTAGCAATCCTCCTTCGCCCTCTGAGAATTATCATTTTGATCAGAATTTTTCGCCTCGCCGTTCAGAAGAAACAACTTGAAAAGGTGACCAGGAGGATG GTTTCTGAAAATAAAAGACGCTTTCAGAAGGATGGATTTGACCTGGACCTCACCTATGTTACTG CTCGTATTATTGCAATGTCGTTCCCATCTTCAGGAAAGCAGTCTTTCTACAGGAATCCCATTGGG GAAGTTGTGAGATTTCTGGATACCAAACATGGAAACCACTATAAAGTCTACAACTTGTGCA GTGAAAAAGACTATGACCCTAAATACTTCCATTACCGAGTGGAAAGGATCTTTATCGATGACCACAACGTCCCCTCTCTAAA CGAGATCCTGAAGTTCACTGCCAGTGTACGTGACTGGATGCAGCTGGATAAACAGAACATTATTGTAGTCCACTGTAAAGGAGGCAAAG GTAGGACTGGAACTATGGTCTGTATCTGGCTTATTGCCAGCAACCAATTTACAAGTGCACAG gatAGCCTGAAGTATTTTGCAGAGAGACGAACAGATAAAGGAAGTGGTTCTAAATATCAGGGAGTTGAAACTCCTTCCCAG AGTAGATATGTTGGCTATTTTGAGGTCATAAAGAACAAGTACAAGTGGAATCTCCCAGCAAAGAACCCGCTGAAGATTAAAACTATCAAAATCTTTTCAATTCAAG GGGTGGGAAAGGGTAATGGAAGCGATCTGGAAATCGAGATAATACTACGAAAGCAAGTTGTTTTCCACTGCGAGTGTCAGTCTTCCATAAACTGTAAG TTGTTTCACGATGTTGACGCAAACTCAGTCATAATCGGTTTGGAAGGCTGCCCGGTTCTGTGTGGGGATGTCAAAGTAAAATTTCTATCCAGTTCG GAGCTTCCCAAGTTGTATGATGACTGCCCATTCTTCTTTTGGTTCAACACAGCTTTTGTGGAAAACAAGAG GCTTTATTTGCCAAGAAGCCAGCTGGATAATCCTCATAAGGCCAAAACATGGAAAATATACCAAGAAGACTTTGCAGTGGAATTACTCTTTAAGGAACCAGAACCCAATTGCTAA
- the LOC100082460 gene encoding phosphatidylinositol 3,4,5-trisphosphate 3-phosphatase TPTE2-like isoform X2, giving the protein MSVVEYLKPESKPEDTDSRKKKEHVVDIEASKEELTTKTDAENKRKSFFKIKSSSSFRASISAWHNFQNKVRPSFDVKSSVNIRASIGTWHENLKGRIRPCVMSFPYRIFGVSLIFVDVALLIVILVTTSKSIRIPFAYRVVSLLIALFFLFDVLLRIFAEGFRNYFSIKLNILDAFIVVGTLMIDIVYIYVNTGGVKQIPRLAILLRPLRIIILIRIFRLAVQKKQLEKVTRRMVSENKRRFQKDGFDLDLTYVTARIIAMSFPSSGKQSFYRNPIGEVVRFLDTKHGNHYKVYNLCSEKDYDPKYFHYRVERIFIDDHNVPSLNEILKFTASVRDWMQLDKQNIIVVHCKGGKGRTGTMVCIWLIASNQFTSAQDSLKYFAERRTDKGSGSKYQGVETPSQSRYVGYFEVIKNKYKWNLPAKNPLKIKTIKIFSIQGVGKGNGSDLEIEIILRKQVVFHCECQSSINCKLFHDVDANSVIIGLEGCPVLCGDVKVKFLSSSELPKLYDDCPFFFWFNTAFVENKRLYLPRSQLDNPHKAKTWKIYQEDFAVELLFKEPEPNC; this is encoded by the exons CTCCCGGAAGAAAAAGGAACACGTTGTGGATATTGAGGCGAGCAAAGAGGAGTTGACCACCAAGACTGA TGCCGAGAATAAAAGGAAGTCCTTTTTCAAGATCAAGTCCTCTTCTAGTTTTAGAGCATCTATATCCGCCTGGCATAA CTTCCAGAATAAAGTGAGACCCAGTTTTGATGTCAAGTCCTCTGTTAATATTAGAGCTTCAATAGGCACCTGGCATGA AAATCTTAAGGGAAGAATTAGACCTTGTGTAATGTCCTTTCCATACAG AATATTTGGAGTCTCGCTGATCTTTGTGGATGTTGCTTTGCTGATTGTAATCTTAGTGACAACCAGCAAAAGCATAAGGATTCCCTTCGCATACCGGGTCGTGTCTCTACTGAtcgctctttttttcctttttgatgtTCTCCTTCGAATCTTTGCCGAAGG ATTCCGAAATTACTTTTCCATCAAACTAAACATTTTGGATGCATTCATTGTTGTTGGCACTCTGATGATTGATATTGTTTACATTTATGTTAATACTGGGGGAGTTAAGCAGATCCCCAG GTTAGCAATCCTCCTTCGCCCTCTGAGAATTATCATTTTGATCAGAATTTTTCGCCTCGCCGTTCAGAAGAAACAACTTGAAAAGGTGACCAGGAGGATG GTTTCTGAAAATAAAAGACGCTTTCAGAAGGATGGATTTGACCTGGACCTCACCTATGTTACTG CTCGTATTATTGCAATGTCGTTCCCATCTTCAGGAAAGCAGTCTTTCTACAGGAATCCCATTGGG GAAGTTGTGAGATTTCTGGATACCAAACATGGAAACCACTATAAAGTCTACAACTTGTGCA GTGAAAAAGACTATGACCCTAAATACTTCCATTACCGAGTGGAAAGGATCTTTATCGATGACCACAACGTCCCCTCTCTAAA CGAGATCCTGAAGTTCACTGCCAGTGTACGTGACTGGATGCAGCTGGATAAACAGAACATTATTGTAGTCCACTGTAAAGGAGGCAAAG GTAGGACTGGAACTATGGTCTGTATCTGGCTTATTGCCAGCAACCAATTTACAAGTGCACAG gatAGCCTGAAGTATTTTGCAGAGAGACGAACAGATAAAGGAAGTGGTTCTAAATATCAGGGAGTTGAAACTCCTTCCCAG AGTAGATATGTTGGCTATTTTGAGGTCATAAAGAACAAGTACAAGTGGAATCTCCCAGCAAAGAACCCGCTGAAGATTAAAACTATCAAAATCTTTTCAATTCAAG GGGTGGGAAAGGGTAATGGAAGCGATCTGGAAATCGAGATAATACTACGAAAGCAAGTTGTTTTCCACTGCGAGTGTCAGTCTTCCATAAACTGTAAG TTGTTTCACGATGTTGACGCAAACTCAGTCATAATCGGTTTGGAAGGCTGCCCGGTTCTGTGTGGGGATGTCAAAGTAAAATTTCTATCCAGTTCG GAGCTTCCCAAGTTGTATGATGACTGCCCATTCTTCTTTTGGTTCAACACAGCTTTTGTGGAAAACAAGAG GCTTTATTTGCCAAGAAGCCAGCTGGATAATCCTCATAAGGCCAAAACATGGAAAATATACCAAGAAGACTTTGCAGTGGAATTACTCTTTAAGGAACCAGAACCCAATTGCTAA